The region TAGCAATAACACATCCATTGCAAATCTCACATCTCAATTACAACTTAATACAcacccccaaacttgagattttTCATTATCTCAAAACTAACAAACCAACacttttattctcttttcatttttcacttcacttttctTTTTGCCTTGGATTTTTTaaacatgaaaggctgccttttattCTCTCACAATAattattcttcatttttttttgaattattcaCCACCTAATGGCTCAAACACACGCCTTCTCTTGTCACACAATGAACCCTCCTGTGAATATGCTAGCACTCTAACCTTGGTGATCGGGACTGAAAATTAAGGGCTAGACAAGGATAAATAACATAGGCTCATTTAGTGACTtaaattttcaacaaagaaTAAGGCTTCAAAGCTCAAAATTGGCTCACTAGGGGTTTATGAAGGGTAAGACATGTGATAATATGGATGTGAGGTTTAACGTCCTATTGCCTAATCCTTTTCATGCATCAACAGTAACAAGTTCACAATTCATCAAGCTTATGTCTAGAAGGTCAACCTTAAAGCCTTTTTTCATCATTTGTTTTCAAACTGGAATTATCCTTtctccttagctcaagaaatcggacTCCTAAGGACACTACATTCACTTGATCGAAATATAGAAGTTATAGCTCTCAAGCGGTTAATAAGTGAAAGAAAGGTTCAGCGGCCCAACTCTTAAGAGAAACTAAGTCCACACCAACAAATTCTAAAGGAAACGATGTGCCTAGTGACATTCGATGGAAGACAATCAAGGATGCTTATACACAAATATAGGAAGAATTTAAGTCAAACTCAACACTAATCAAACAAGCATGCGAACACCTCCCCAAACTTAAATCATGGATTGTCCTCAATGTGCATACTCATGAAACGCAATGGATAAAAATAGTAAAGAAAGGGGCAAGATGACTCCCTCAAATCATGTTAAGTCGGATTTGGTGGATCGGGAATTTCTTTCCTTCGGCTCGGCTCCTTGTAAGTAGCTCATCCTTATTCCTAAAAAACAAAACTAGACATCAAACTATTTACAATACCCGGTTCAAGATAAAAAATGAGGGAAAGAACCGAGTTAAGAACACCCTcgtgatcaaaataaaaactaaacaaaaaaaacataaaacaatCTCACCACAAAcagttgggttgcctcccaacaagtgCCTTTCTTTAACGCCTTTGGCTAGACATTCTCACCAACTTTATGAGTTTTCACCCGTGGGATTACCAAACTCCTCAGATCCCTTCTTCTAAGAAGTTGAATCCCCACCACAGACTCAAAGAAGGGATTCAAGACCACCATCCCCCAATCTTGTAATTTTATCTTCGGTTTCTTCTTCTTGCGAGACGGGGGGCGGTGGTGATGAGTGATGATCATGGATGCTATGGAATGGCAACAAGCCAAGTGCTTGGCAACACTCATGCTCAACAAATGGAGGCTCTATACTCTCTGCAGCTACTGCCCTACCACTATCGATGTGACCCAccaatcttctttttcttcacaAACATGTTGAATGGGTGGGTCATCTAGTGTCTCGACACACATAGGAGGGTAGGCTTCATCTTCAATCAAGAGTGAGGTTGCTACAGGCTGCTTGAGAGACTCGTCTATAAACTCCTCTATTTTATCACATAATTCAGCCCATGTGAGATCCTGTTCATCTTCAAATGTCTTATCTTTGAGAGACCTAAATCTTTCACTTCTTGCATTTTGAAGATCTCTTAAGTCTATTTCTAAGGCAAGTCCTTCTCCAAATGTGAAATCGGGTTCATGTTGTCTTTTCCCGAGATCAGATATCCTCCCCTTAAGCAGATCAATTGGATCAAACGAGAGCTCCTCCTCTTCTTGGCCGTAACCGAAGTGTGAGCTCGAATGGGCTTGTTGCACTTCACAGACATCACATTGTGATGTCTCCCACATCTCACACTTTCATATCTCTAGATGCCTACAAAAATAGAACATCTCTGCAAACTAGAACACAGTCCAAGCAGAAAAATACCAAGCACAACACAACAATATAAATCAAAGCAAGTAAGGGGTTAAGTTAGCACGATGTCACCCCTCTATCGGAAGTGAGAACCTCGACAACTCCAGGATTAGTCCTAATAATCACGTGTGCGGTATGGAAAGTGTTCTAGCATAAAATCCTAAGAGTGGGAGTCAAGCCAGCCGTTACCAAACCATTGAGAAACGGTCTACCTCTTCAGAACATGATGACCCCTCGTCACGCGCTTTCCACACAAGCCCCGTTCTCCTTGCAAAATAAGATTTTTGCACAAGAAACACACGGATTACGGGCACCCTgtggaaaacaaaataaaatactaaaatccttaactaaactaaactacttataaaactaagaaaaagaaaaaaagaaaaaaacacaaagTTCTAACAACTAacgcctccccggcaacggcgccaaaaacttgttGTGATTTGTAGGGTGCAATTTAAGTACACAAAACAAGTAATAATTCCCTAAAAATACTACTTCTGTAAATATATAGAAGTGCAATGCAGTATAAAGAGAGCAAGTAAATGCTACCATATTGGGCTTGATTTTAGGTGGATGAGGCTTGATCTTGTTCTTCTCTCCCAAGATGGTTCCCAAGCTTCAAATCCCCTTGAAATCCGTCCAGCCGCCAAAAGTTGATTTGGAAGTCGTGCCCTAGCTATTTAAATAGTAAGGGCCGAAAACAGGCCTAGTAACATTTGCCCGGCCGGGCATTTTTTGCTCAGAAATCTCCCGGTCGGGCAATTATCGTAAAACAGTCATATCTTTTTCTAATGGACTCCAATTGAGGCGTGCgaggtatccacgcgaagctctttcaaagatGAATGCCATGGTGGCcttgtagaagcatttgaaatTAATCTTGGAGGGCTGATTGCTATTCAGATTATGACCTTTTTTAtctttctcctctctctcttagAACTTGGTCTTTGTCCTACAATATATTAAAATGAGTCAATTTTTCACCTAAAACAGTGTTAAGATAATGTAATAAAGGACTACAATTGGATTCACATTATCTAGACCTATTTCATTTAAGAAAAATACGATAATTACATGTAAATCGAAATTAAAATCATGCATACTACAATTTGATTAGATTGTTTTGATTTGGGTTCTGTTTCATTTCGTTTTGATTCAATCCAACCGCCAACACTGTTACACTGATTTGTGATGAAGGTGATTTCAGTCATTTAGTTTAAGACATTTAATTGTTCAAACTTCGTCATCACTAACTAAAGCATGGACTTGAATCACTTGATTGCTGAACATCTGCATTATCAAACACGGATTTTGAGGAGATATTTATAATACCAACAACCAAATCACAATCAAATAACAAGCCATTTTAGATCATCCCAAGCCAAAATACATCAAGTTTTTCATCAATTATACACCACTAATAATATGAACCAtataatccactaacactacttctacTATTTTTTTCCGTCTCACTCTTTCTTTTTCGCATCTCgctcttacttttccaattacacaataaaactcgtgtcatttacaAGTTTATCTACTTTTTgaggatggagtataatttttgtgTGGTTtgttatactccattcgtccaccattaggagtctcatttcttagcggcacgggttttaagaaatgttaagaaatgTGGGTGGAAAATAtttagtggaataggggtcccacttgtatatattaattttaaatgaaatgtgagtagaatgagttagtggaaggtgagaccttattaccatttatggtaaaagtgaatcggaactcctattcgcggacagattTATCTTCagaacaaaaataaattcgatgagcatccacaatagagACGGActagccataggctagccaAAAATTCATCCTGACACATCATCATGCCCTTCCTGTAGCAATAGGCTAACATGTAACAGCCTAGCAATAGGCTAGCAATAGTCTAGCCAATGCCCTAGCCTAGcaaataaattgacaaatacGATCAATTCATTGTAATTattggtatttataaaaaatgaagtgcaatgagttgtaaatataaagtataaatagaaaaaaaataataaaaaaatcggtTAGCCTATCGCTCGCCGCGCAATAGGCGGCCAACGATAGGCTACAGATCAGCTAACCGGTTAGTCCACACCCAACCTCTCGTCCGTCGCGTtaaagcatccacaatggggcgccctatcctccgccacatcagcattttattctcctacccttccacctgcagtgggatgccCTATAGTCCTCCCTatagcattttatttatttgaataaaaataaacactACAAAATTTGAATAGAAAACTCCATTTCATTGAAAGTTCAAAAAATACAGtacgaaataaaaaaactacaaattcaaCGGCCGTGGGGGTTCCAAatttcttcaaccatgtcggACATGAGtcgagcatggtcttgttggttgcacATTGAAGCCTGTCTAGCTAGAACCTCATTGTAGCCCGCCGGTAATCCTCGAACGTGGGGCGGGGTCGtcgtgctggagctagatccagcttcatcatcgcccctatcggtgactcttccaccttcgtgttcgaatatcatgttatgcaagatgatgcacgcatgcatgacatcggcgatgacatCATTGTACCAGAACAGCGCCGGACCCTTCACTATAGCCCACTGCGcatggagcacaccaaatgcctgctccacatccttccgcgcaacctcctgcttttgcgcgaATAAAACTCTCATCTCACCGATTTGGCAGGTGATCGTCTTCAAACAAACAGGTCACCTCGGGTATATGCCAtgggccaagtagtaccccatatgatgTTGGCGTCTGTttgcagtgaactcgatggtcgggccgttgccattacattgctcggtgaagagatATGAGGAGTtcaggacgttgatgtcgttgtggACAATGTTGAGAAAAAGATCTCGCCTCATCCTAAACCGGCAGTGAAAAACCatcgggccccaccgtggttccTCCGTAAAATAGTCTGTGAACAGACGTTGGTGATCTAGGTCGTGCTCGAGGCGGACAAACGTCCGACGGTGAATCGGCCTCTGGATCTGCTCCGCTTGGACCTGCTCCGCCGCTTCACCCTCGCGCTCCATTTCGGCCAAGCATTCCGCCGTAGCCTCATGAACACAATCGAACAAGGCCTGAGTAATGCCCTCTGAGGTACTCCAATCGTCGTCgggtctcattttttttgtgaGAGAAAGATTGGTGTGTGGGGAAAAGATAATTGATGAGAGATGGGAGAAAAAAGTGTGAAAAAATGGAGTGAAAAGTGAGGTATATAtagataaaagaaattaaaaaaatttaaaaaaataataaaaaacgaaaACGCGTTACATCGTCCGTGTCGCCCGCAATGAGGCGGATGATGCGCGTTCCAACGCCATCGTCCACAGACGATGCATAGGGCGTGGACGATGCATAGGGCTTGGATGCCCTTAGCCTGGACGTCCGCCACGTCCTAGCTGCTAGCATGTGGATAGGGCGGGCGAACGTCcattattgtggatgctctaataaaataaatattgaaaaaccCTACTACTCCTCACGCGTGTGGACTTTCCCACGTGCTGAATACCTCTGGCGAACCGCCACTTCCAATCACGCTTGCATTTCTCTCATTCCCTGCCTCCACCCAAATACGACGCCGCTTACCACTCTCTCTCTGCCATTGTTGCCTTCTACAAATATCATTACACCCTCGCAGGTATCCTCTTACGCTAAGCTTTCCTGCTTCAAATTTCGATCTTTTCTAGTCCCATCATCGCAATTTGTAACTTTACTATTTTCTCACTTGTATTGCTGTAAAAATGAAACTCTTTGGTTCTATTTTCTGCAGCATTTCTGCTACCAAGTACCTAAATTGGTGCTAGGAAACTCTACAATTTGTCGAAACTGTTTATTAAAGATGGCGGGTTGTTCGTCGATTGGAATAGCTCATTTTAAGAGCTTAGAAAACGGCGTCGTTGCGCTTGACTGCTTTAGCTCCAAGACCCTTTTGACATCTATATTCCAGTGTTTTAATACTAATGGAAGTAGAACGAATTTGAGCTTGACTTGTAAGAATAAAAGGCAGACACTCGTGGTTGTTAATGCAATCAATCCAGAGGCCGACTCTAATTCAACTCCACTCACTACCACGATTGAGATTGAAAATTATGCTGCTAATGTTGTGGACAAGAGCTATCTTTCCACTCCTGATAGCAAAACTGatgttggtggtggtggtggtggtggtggtgggggtttCATTGATGGGAGTGGTGGAAATGGGAAGTTTTCGGGTGGTGGAGGCGAAGGCGGAGGCAGAGATGATGGTGGTGATGATTACGAAGAAAAGGAGTTTGGGCCGATACTCAAGTTTGAGGAGGTGATTAGAGAGACGGAGGCTAGAGGGGCAAGTCTTCCAGCTGATATGTTGGAGGCTGCCAAGACTGTGGGATTAAGGAAATTGCTTCTGCAAAGATATTTAGACTTGCAGGTTGAACTTTTTAAGTTTTTTCGTATGATTTGAGCAGATTCAGTTTTTATAGTTTTGAATCTTTTGATTGATGGTTTAGTGATAATGATTCTTGTTATCTGAGGTTGCAGGGTTCAGCTTGGCCCCTTGGGCTTCTGATGAGGTCGTCCTCCATGCTTAGGAATAGGATGTTAGCTGATCCGTCGTTTCTCTTCAAGATTGGAACTGAGGTCTATAACACTTTGTGCCTTATCCCTTTGCCATTTGCAATGCACATTCTTTTTGCTGTATGTACTTATACTAGGTGTGTAATATTTTGGAAATTGTGTTGCTGTAGACATCCGATATCTGAGATATGTGTGCAATTTTAGTGCTTGGTTAGAGAAGTTggtattttatcattttactcATACAATGTCTGATTGGTTTATCCTCTGTAGATAGTGATTGATTCTTGTTGTGCAACATTTGCCGAAGTGAAAAAGAGAGGGAAAGATTTCTGGGCAGAGTTTGAATTGTACACCGCTGATCTTCTAGTTGGGGTGGTTGTTAATGTTGCTCTAGTTGGTATGCTAGCTCCATATGCCCGAATAGGACAGCTATCTGCTTCTCAAGGATTTCTTGGGCGGATGCAGAGAGGTTATGCAGCATTGCCTAGCAGGTAAGTACAGAAACACCAGCTTAATTGTTTGACGGAAACTTCATTATCTAAcgtattttcttaattttgtttGCCTCGTCTTTGAACTGTGTAACTTTGGATTGGCATGAACAGTGTATTTGAAGCGGAAAGGCCAGGGTCTAGATTTTCGGTAAATCAGAGAATTGCTACCTATTTCTATAAGGTAACAGACAGCTGTATCTGAATGGTATTACAGAATAGCATAGATATGCATTCTCGTTTATACTGTAAATGAGGACTTAATTCTTCACTTTGCAATGTTCAGGGAATTCTATATGGATTGGTTGGTTTTGGATGTGGTATCGTTGGCCAAGGAATTGCCAACTTAATTATGACAGCCAAGCGGTATGTTTTGTTTGGAACGATATCAGAAATAATTGTATTAATAGAAGCTTTCATATTTAATTCGAGTGCCTAAGTAAAATCTAGAGATCCGA is a window of Salvia splendens isolate huo1 chromosome 3, SspV2, whole genome shotgun sequence DNA encoding:
- the LOC121795580 gene encoding protein RETICULATA, chloroplastic-like — protein: MAGCSSIGIAHFKSLENGVVALDCFSSKTLLTSIFQCFNTNGSRTNLSLTCKNKRQTLVVVNAINPEADSNSTPLTTTIEIENYAANVVDKSYLSTPDSKTDVGGGGGGGGGGFIDGSGGNGKFSGGGGEGGGRDDGGDDYEEKEFGPILKFEEVIRETEARGASLPADMLEAAKTVGLRKLLLQRYLDLQGSAWPLGLLMRSSSMLRNRMLADPSFLFKIGTEIVIDSCCATFAEVKKRGKDFWAEFELYTADLLVGVVVNVALVGMLAPYARIGQLSASQGFLGRMQRGYAALPSSVFEAERPGSRFSVNQRIATYFYKGILYGLVGFGCGIVGQGIANLIMTAKRSIKKSEDDIPVPPLLKSAAVWGVFLAVSSNTRYQIINGLERIVEASPIGRKVPPVAMAFTVGVRFANNVYGGMQFVDWARLAGAQ